The following coding sequences are from one Rutidosis leptorrhynchoides isolate AG116_Rl617_1_P2 chromosome 11, CSIRO_AGI_Rlap_v1, whole genome shotgun sequence window:
- the LOC139877917 gene encoding zinc finger CCCH domain-containing protein 30-like, whose translation MSQLTVETSDSFATLLELAANNDIEGFTQSIESDPSVIDEVGLWYGRQKGSKQMVLEHRTPLMVAAMYGSIDVLKLILSKSKADVNQLCGVDKTTALHCAASGGSVDAIEIVKMLLLAGADPNLIDANGLRPVDVIVVSPKLPNLKKTLEELLGVEVAGEGDITILPSPEPEVEVEVEVEVSGEAELESELDLVCSPKMSGFNDAKREYPIDPSLPDIKNSIYSTDEFRMYSFKIRPCSRAYSHDWTECPFVHPGENARRRDPRKYHYSCVPCPDFRKGTCRRGDMCEYAHGVFECWLHPAQYRTRLCKDGTGCNRRVCFFAHKQDELRPLFVSTGSAVPSPRANSSPSAMDFAAAMSMMPGAGPGPGPSFTPPMSPSGNGMSNMNWAPPNVPSLHLPGSNLQSSRLRSSLNARDMQSDQDLNLQLFNELSRQQRAILTPTKLDDIFAAESSSPRFSDQSVFSPRHNSNVFNQFQQQQSMLSPINTNFSPKSGPFSVQSPGRMSPRNVDPISPMSSRVSMLARENQHQFRSLSSRELGSRSGGILGSDADPWSKWAGNDQADWGVNVDDFGKLRRSSSFENGLNNGEEPDLSWVQSLVKETPPEMKEKLAGFGGSGGGAGSSSEGTGGSGGGGGGGGQIEQVDQSTLSAWIEQMQLDQLVAQQN comes from the coding sequence ATGAGTCAGTTAACTGTTGAAACCAGTGATTCTTTTGCTACTTTGCTTGAACTAGCTGCAAATAATGACATTGAAGGCTTCACACAATCAATCGAATCCGACCCTTCTGTTATTGATGAAGTTGGATTATGGTATGGGCGCCAAAAGGGGTCAAAACAAATGGTTCTTGAACACAGAACTCCATTAATGGTGGCAGCTATGTATGGAAGCATTGATGTTTTAAAGCTAATCCTTTCAAAATCAAAAGCTGATGTTAATCAATTGTGTGGTGTTGATAAGACCACTGCTCTTCATTGTGCTGCTTCTGGTGGGTCCGTAGACGCGATCGAAATCGTTAAAATGTTGCTGCTCGCAGGTGCTGACCCGAACTTGATTGATGCTAACGGGCTTCGACCCGTGGATGTAATTGTGGTTTCACCAAAGTTACCCAATCTGAAAAAAACCCTTGAAGAACTTCTTGGAGTTGAAGTTGCAGGTGAAGGTGATATTACCATTTTGCCCTCACCGGAACCCGAAGTTGAAGTTGAAGTTGAAGTTGAAGTTTCAGGTGAAGCTGAACTAGAATCTGAATTGGATCTAGTTTGTTCTCCCAAAATGTCGGGTTTTAACGATGCGAAAAGAGAATACCCGATTGACCCGTCATTACCCGACATCAAGAATAGCATTTACTCAACCGATGAGTTCCGTATGTACTCATTTAAGATCCGTCCGTGTTCTCGGGCCTACTCACACGATTGGACCGAATGCCCATTTGTCCATCCAGGCGAAAACGCGCGTAGACGGGACCCACGAAAGTACCATTATAGTTGTGTCCCATGCCCAGATTTCAGAAAAGGGACGTGTCGAAGAGGTGACATGTGCGAATACGCGCACGGTGTTTTCGAGTGTTGGTTGCATCCCGCCCAATACCGAACCCGTCTTTGTAAAGACGGGACCGGTTGCAACCGACGGGTGTGCTTCTTTGCTCACAAACAAGATGAGCTTCGCCCGTTGTTTGTGTCAACGGGGTCCGCAGTCCCATCGCCTCGGGCAAATTCCAGCCCGAGTGCGATGGATTTTGCTGCAGCTATGAGCATGATGCCCGGCGCGGGCCCGGGCCCGGGCCCGTCATTTACACCACCCATGTCTCCATCGGGTAATGGCATGTCAAATATGAATTGGGCTCCACCGAATGTACCCTCGTTGCATTTACCCGGGAGTAATCTTCAATCGAGCCGTTTAAGATCATCTTTAAATGCTAGGGACATGCAATCGGATCAAGATTTGAATCTTCAGCTTTTTAACGAGTTATCGAGGCAACAAAGGGCGATTTTAACTCCAACGAAACTTGATGACATTTTTGCAGCCGAAAGCTCGTCTCCGAGGTTTTCGGATCAGTCAGTTTTTTCACCGAGACATAATTCGAACGTTTTTAATCAGTTTCAGCAACAACAGAGCATGTTATCACCGATTAATACTAATTTCTCTCCAAAAAGTGGTCCCTTTTCGGTTCAGTCGCCAGGTAGGATGTCTCCTAGAAACGTTGACCCAATTTCACCCATGAGCTCTCGGGTTTCAATGTTGGCTCGTGAGAACCAACATCAGTTCAGAAGTTTGAGCTCACGTGAGCTTGGGTCAAGATCAGGTGGTATTTTGGGTTCTGATGCTGACCCGTGGTCAAAATGGGCGGGTAATGACCAAGCTGATTGGGGTGTTAATGTTGATGATTTTGGTAAGCTCCGTAGGTCGTCATCGTTTGAAAATGGGTTGAATAATGGGGAAGAGCCTGATCTGTCATGGGTTCAATCACTTGTTAAAGAAACACCACCAGAGATGAAGGAAAAGCTGGCGGGTTTTGGCGGCTCAGGTGGCGGTGCAGGATCATCCAGTGAAGGAACTGGCGGTAgcggtggcggtggtggtggtggtgggcagATTGAGCAAGTCGATCAATCTACATTGAGCGCGTGGATTGAGCAAATGCAGCTTGATCAACTTGTCGCGCAACAAAATTAA